A part of Anaerolineae bacterium genomic DNA contains:
- a CDS encoding DUF4340 domain-containing protein produces the protein MNFKTTIGLIILLVALASYIYFFEIRGNDDEAGPTDPTIYGPEYGEYDLVALEIEGPQGTAHFARTDETLTQEWEMLAPTPVPAEAIDQVRVNGAVTRLGYLKPSRVITHVTNLAQYGLNPPQLTVTLIISNGQKIILYTGHETPVKDNRYLRLAGDEQTVYLVFSFAINELHRLLNELPLALTPVAP, from the coding sequence ATGAACTTTAAAACCACAATAGGCCTGATTATTTTATTGGTTGCTTTGGCAAGCTATATCTACTTTTTTGAAATCAGGGGAAATGATGATGAGGCGGGGCCAACCGACCCCACCATTTACGGCCCGGAGTACGGCGAATACGACCTTGTGGCCCTGGAAATTGAAGGCCCGCAAGGGACAGCCCACTTTGCCCGGACCGATGAAACCCTCACCCAAGAGTGGGAGATGTTAGCACCAACGCCGGTTCCGGCGGAAGCGATTGATCAGGTTCGGGTTAATGGCGCGGTAACGCGGCTGGGGTATTTAAAACCCAGCCGGGTTATCACCCATGTCACCAACCTGGCCCAATACGGCCTTAACCCGCCCCAGTTAACTGTTACGCTCATTATCTCAAACGGACAAAAAATCATTCTCTACACCGGCCATGAAACGCCGGTCAAAGACAATCGTTACCTGCGCCTGGCCGGAGACGAGCAGACAGTCTATTTGGTATTTAGCTTTGCCATTAATGAACTGCATCGCCTGCTTAACGAGCTACCCCTGGCATTGACACCGGTTGCGCCGTAG
- a CDS encoding GldG family protein → MAEKASPPNSYSLRAYAGVIALVGLLVLIGSGITYFLNPAWAAQTQIGAGIGAALLLTAAFLRPEAIRAALTGRQVKYASNAAVKSLAFIGILGLINFLVVKYEWEYDLTETGQFTLSEQTMQILQQLDRPVEVIGFFQNSDPRLKLANDYLERYRHYSDRLLVEFHDPEIEPILAEKYELSNYGLVFVSGDNRYETSGVDEQSITSGLVRVTNNADRNVYFITGHGEHSLNDGAEEGYSQVKQALEQEGYRVETLNLAASETIPADATVLVLAGADRELLNTEVKLVEDWLTAGGKLMLLVDPLEPAPLAGMLKTYGLALGNDFVIEDANYSLVTLGPDGLVPQIIAPLIYQYPYHEITRSLNGFQSFYPMARSITITPIEGIGKITWPLLSTSAGSWAETDLETAQPEYTPDVDLVGPLHLAAAAEDIENGVRLAVFGDAGFVTNQNASPQWANLDLFVNTVDWLAEEEDLISIRPKSPTNRNLFLTSMQITVTILTTLIIIPLAVLIAGLGLWWKRR, encoded by the coding sequence ATGGCCGAAAAAGCTTCACCCCCAAACAGCTACTCGCTTCGCGCTTATGCCGGGGTGATTGCCCTGGTGGGTTTACTGGTTTTAATTGGCAGCGGCATCACCTACTTTCTGAACCCGGCCTGGGCGGCGCAAACCCAAATTGGAGCTGGTATTGGCGCGGCGCTATTGTTGACCGCCGCATTTTTGCGCCCTGAGGCCATTCGCGCCGCCTTGACCGGGCGACAGGTTAAATATGCCTCCAACGCCGCGGTCAAAAGCCTCGCCTTTATCGGCATTTTGGGATTGATCAATTTTCTGGTTGTTAAGTATGAATGGGAATACGACCTGACCGAAACCGGCCAATTTACCCTGTCTGAACAGACCATGCAAATTTTGCAGCAATTGGATCGCCCGGTAGAAGTGATTGGCTTTTTTCAAAACAGCGACCCGCGCCTGAAGCTGGCCAATGATTACCTGGAACGTTATCGTCATTACAGCGACCGTTTGCTGGTTGAATTTCACGACCCCGAGATAGAGCCAATTCTGGCCGAAAAATACGAACTCAGCAACTACGGGTTGGTATTTGTCAGCGGCGATAATCGGTACGAGACTTCCGGCGTAGACGAGCAATCTATTACCAGCGGCCTGGTCCGGGTAACCAACAATGCAGACCGAAACGTTTATTTTATCACCGGCCACGGCGAGCACAGCCTTAACGACGGCGCGGAAGAGGGTTACAGCCAGGTCAAACAGGCCCTGGAACAGGAAGGTTACCGGGTTGAAACCCTTAACCTGGCCGCCAGCGAAACCATTCCCGCCGATGCCACCGTGCTGGTTCTGGCCGGCGCCGACCGCGAACTGTTAAATACGGAAGTTAAACTTGTTGAGGATTGGTTGACCGCCGGCGGCAAGCTGATGCTTTTGGTTGACCCCCTGGAGCCGGCGCCGTTGGCCGGAATGTTGAAAACTTACGGCCTGGCCCTGGGCAATGATTTTGTAATAGAAGACGCCAATTATTCTCTGGTTACGTTAGGGCCGGACGGGCTGGTGCCGCAAATCATTGCGCCGCTGATTTACCAATACCCCTATCACGAAATTACCCGCAGCCTGAACGGTTTTCAATCCTTCTATCCCATGGCCCGGTCAATTACCATAACGCCAATAGAGGGCATTGGCAAAATAACCTGGCCGCTTCTGTCCACCAGCGCGGGCAGTTGGGCAGAAACAGACTTAGAAACGGCCCAACCTGAGTACACTCCAGACGTTGACCTGGTCGGCCCCCTGCACCTGGCCGCAGCCGCCGAAGACATTGAGAATGGGGTCAGGCTGGCCGTGTTTGGCGATGCCGGATTTGTGACCAACCAAAACGCCTCGCCGCAGTGGGCCAATCTGGACCTATTCGTCAATACGGTGGATTGGCTGGCCGAGGAGGAAGACCTGATTTCCATTCGGCCCAAATCGCCCACCAATCGCAATCTGTTCCTCACCTCCATGCAAATTACCGTCACCATCTTGACCACGCTCATTATCATCCCCCTGGCCGTATTAATAGCCGGGCTGGGCCTCTGGTGGAAACGACGATGA
- a CDS encoding ABC transporter permease subunit produces MNTLVVAKRELAAFFVSPVAYVVGAAFLFITGLFFVFTVVLGGVATLGQVFQVISIVLLFVAPILTMRLLSEEARSGTLELLLTAPVRDGEVVVGKFLAAFLFFLAMLTPTLYYLFLLTRYGNPDLPVTFSGYLGVILLGAVLLGFGMLTSAMSANQIVAAVLGVALGLTFWLAGGLGNTFPGFLGSLLEYLSLQQHFFDFLLGLITSTNIVYFLSVTAASLFLATRVLEMRRWR; encoded by the coding sequence ATGAATACTTTGGTTGTGGCCAAACGCGAACTGGCCGCTTTTTTTGTTTCGCCTGTGGCCTACGTGGTGGGAGCGGCTTTTTTATTTATCACCGGCTTATTCTTTGTTTTTACGGTGGTCCTGGGCGGAGTGGCTACCCTCGGCCAGGTTTTTCAGGTGATCAGCATTGTTCTGTTATTTGTCGCCCCCATCCTGACCATGCGCTTGCTCTCCGAAGAAGCGCGGTCGGGCACGCTGGAGTTGCTATTAACCGCCCCCGTGCGCGATGGGGAGGTGGTGGTAGGCAAATTCCTGGCCGCTTTTCTCTTTTTTCTGGCCATGCTGACCCCCACGCTGTACTATCTTTTTCTGTTGACCCGCTACGGCAATCCCGACCTGCCGGTCACGTTTTCCGGCTATTTGGGCGTGATTTTGCTGGGCGCGGTTCTGCTTGGCTTTGGTATGCTTACCTCGGCCATGTCGGCCAATCAAATTGTGGCCGCGGTTTTGGGGGTGGCGTTGGGGTTGACGTTTTGGCTGGCCGGCGGCCTGGGCAATACCTTCCCGGGTTTCCTGGGCAGCCTGCTTGAATACCTCTCACTTCAGCAGCACTTTTTTGACTTTCTGCTGGGCCTAATCACCTCTACCAATATCGTCTATTTTCTCAGCGTTACGGCGGCCTCGCTCTTTTTGGCCACCCGGGTGCTGGAAATGAGGAGATGGCGATAA